A stretch of DNA from Bactrocera neohumeralis isolate Rockhampton chromosome 6, APGP_CSIRO_Bneo_wtdbg2-racon-allhic-juicebox.fasta_v2, whole genome shotgun sequence:
CCACATGACGATTATATCCATGAACAATTATTCATATGCGGTACGGGTTTGTTTTGTAGAACTGTGTGTAGATAGAGCGTGCGTTATCGCAAatcattttgtattattttagtCACCAAGCTTCGGCCGCCACATtaagtttaattatattttgattaGCAGCAAGGCATTCGcattgagatattttttttttgtttttaaggaacAGATGAAGAAACTTTTAGTAAGTTTTTTGGGTATTTCAAAATAAGAATGTTTTCttcaaattctatttttttgtttcctaaatgttttagatttattaattaacttatattgctttcttttttttttttttggttatagaCAAAGAGAATTCGTAGCATGGACGTGTCTCTGGATGAGTACCATAGCGCCAATGATGAATCCTTCGCGAATACCGCGTATGCTGTATCGCCAACGAAGAACGCACAAAACACACCAACAGCAACACTAGCTGCACGCAAGCAATTAGCGCCAACAGCTACGGATGCCAATGAGCCCGCTAAACCGCTGTCAGCATACGGACTATTCTTTCGCGATACTGTTAGcgcaataaaacaacaaaatcccAACTGTACTTTTCAAGAGTTGTCGCGCATCGTCTCATCTATGTGGGAGGCACTAGATGTGAgccataaaaatgtttatagcaAAAAACATGAAGCAGCGCAGGCGGAATATATGAAACAAATGCGCATATATCGTGAACAACAGGatgaacaacagcaacaattagCAAATAATGTTGCTAATACTACACCGACGCCTGCTCTACAAACCAAACCGGCTGTTTTCACAATATCTCGTTACAACACAGACGGCAGCATTAACAATAACATCGCCAATAATGTTGCCAGCAACAGTGAAACAAACGTAAGCGCCGCACAGGTGCAGGCGGCAGCGCCTCCTGCGGAAGTAAACAGTGCAGCGAACGAACCACCGCAGCCACAAATTCAAATGCTCAGTGAAGCGGGTGCTGTGCAGAAATGCACACGAGAAAATTGCAATAAGCGCGCCATCATCAATCCCGATTGGGAGGATGAATATTGCAGCAATGAGTGCGTCGTCATACACTGCCGCAATGTGTTCAACGCCTGGGTGCAATCGAATCTGGAGTCACGCAAGCAATAACAGCGGGCTTATTGTAGTGGCGGCAGTGTGCGAAAGTAAGACTCTTTCTTTCAGAAACCATTAACAAATAATGGTAGTATGGAGCGTCTCAAGTGAAAAGTGAAGCTTAGTGAAAGGAGAGCAACATAAAACACTTAGTCTGGAAAACATTTTGCAGTAACTTAATGCGCACCATTCAACTGCTGTAGACATTTCAAAGCTTCCTAGTCCCAGACAGTGCTATCACCTTGAAGTTtgactattttattatttatattaaaactgtAAGATATGTTTTCGAAAAGtaatttcgaattattttattgttccaAACTTTTCATCAAAGTAATTTCGGATTATTTTACTGTCCTAAACTTTCCATCAAATCTTATTATATTGACTTATCTGTAAGCTAGCTATAAGTTTAGCGTTTTATTTAGAGACTGCGTGTCTAAAGGCATTTTGTGGAAACACAACGCAAAACTTGAgttctaattattatttatttttaactgaaaTTGATGAGAGGTTAGTTTGAAGCAAAATAGtgagattttaacaaaaagtgtTCAAGGCTCAGTTTGAGGAAAAATAGTGAGAGTAGAGAATTTGCAGTTCCTTTGCGGAATCTTGAAAAAGTACACGTAAGAGCAACAGGTGTGCAAAACGTGtcgaatataaataattatctaATAAAACACTATATAAATACTAACTACTTTTGAGTTTTCCTATGCTTAAccttacttttgaaaaaataaaagttctactatatgtaatattttttgtatttcaagaATTTTAGTTGCACTGTGTTCTTGAATGTAtaccttttaaattttgttatttcaaccatatttgtatatacttacaaGTAACTAGTTATAAACAagcataaatgaaataaaaacgaaatttattactgaatttgttatattaatgttttattaataCATTTCTTGGTTTTCTTGCAATATTTGTATCctttgaaaaagcaaaaacattttattccattttttgtttcaattttaatattaatgtatattttatagcatAATACAAGTAACGTACACACTtataaatttgtgaatttttatattCGCTAACTTGCAGCCAGCCAATAGACCAATTACATACATTTCTGTAGATTCAACATTGAATCAACTGGCAaactttcaaaagaaaatatcaaatcataaatttagaagctcaaaaatctatatatatatgcttgtatgtatgtataatacagttacttaaaactaaaatttcatgtTTGCcgcatttataaaattaagtcGTTTTCGCAGTATCCgtgtaaaaatgtatgttgAGCTTACGAATATAATAAGTTTTTTCAATAGGCTAATATACACTTACAAGTATGCAAATTGGAGAGTGTATAATCTAACGCATTTCATAGGAAATGTAGaagcaagtaaacaaaaaaaaaatacaaaaatatacacacacaattcaatataattattatgctgcgtataaaagcaaaagcaataGCGCATTCGAAGTAATTGAAGATCAATGTtggcaaaaatatatgcatttcagtaaatataaaatcatttcaaatgGTAAACACAAAACAGCTGTTTGCTGACATTTTCCACATATTAtaagtgcaaaaaatataaaatataaatttgctgaagagGGCGGAAGGGTTTTCGAACGCTTTAAGCGATCTGTTACTTTCGTGGCACAAGCAaactaaaaaaaggaaaaacaaaaacaattgcacGTGGCACAAGCaaactaaaaagaaaaacaaaaacaattgcacGCATATAAGCaatgattaaatatttatttttggtatttcgAAGACTCGCAGGTGCGAATGCAAattcaaaagttaaaaatccTAAAGCACACATATCATTATgcgtgcacatatgtatatatgtacatatgtataatatatgtatataagtacatatacatatgtatgtatatgtttgcttGCACTTTCTGCAAAAAAGAAACGAAGCATTGCATTGTAAATAATATCACGAAAGTCTACCTTTCAACTATAacattaaaaccttaacttcgttCGTTCGTTTCtgttttcaatacatttttgaaaattgcaaGTAATTCTTATCTTAATTTCCTCTTCATATACGTATCATACCTTGCTAACCGCTGTGCACACAGCTGGCGTTATTTTGGGTATAATGTTTGCCTATACTTTATGGGCCTTGTGGAGGAGGGATATTTTGCGGTAATAAACACtactaattttcatatttatttgttcttGAAATAACAATTTTCATCTCGCGATCAACTATTATGCTGTATAGTATATGCAgcttttgtatgtaaatttgtggTAGGCATGCAAATATACGAATAACTGTTATTGCATGTAGCTACTGCATGGTTTTTAGGTTTTTAACGGCTTTTGGTAATTTTTGATTAAAGTTGCTGTTACGTCCAGGTTTATGCAAATTTTAGATTATTGACAACTAcgtgtaagtatatatatttttccaaatttccaaatattgtatatatgtatatttttcccaATTTCTGTATATACCGTCATTTTAAATTTGTCTTTCATAGCTAGCAATTTTCCCATCATTATTGACTAGAGTCGTTCTTTTAACCAAAGCGTTCGTAGAGCTGTTCCTAGCGTTGCCAGCCTCCTGGTTGGTAATACTGCAGATTCAATCCTCTTGCTCTTATGGTAGTAAACTGTAGAAAATAAGGTTGAGATGTAGTACTGAATAGATAATTtggttaatatttaaaaaatcaaatataaataattaaaattaggtaaaaataagaaaaaaaaacttcgaagCTATAATAGCCTTCACAGGcgtattttttatagcataaagaaAGATTATAAAAAGTACTTGAACTTgctttgattgatcagtttatatggcagctatatgctatagtaattcaatttgaacaatttcttcggagattgtagcgttgcttttGATAATAacctatgccaaatttcttggaaatatctcgtcaaatcaaaaaagttttccatacagggacTTGATTCTGTTCGTCCcatttgtatggtagctatatgctatagttatccaaTATCGGTTCCGTCAAATGATCAGCTTCTTTGTGAGCAAagcacgtgtgcaaaatttgagGTCGATACCTCAAATACTGAGAGGTTAGTTCGCGGACAAAGGGCCGGACAAGCGgatatgactaaatcgactcattaAGCTGATCcgtcatacaagtatatatagtattctgttcccacgacagtcgggtctaaatAAAAGTATGTATAGTATTCTGCTCCCATTACAGTTGGGTAAGAagccggaacggacccggaatTTTATCCTGCCGAGGACTGACAACTCGACACCATTCCTCgaatttctttttcatattatatattagaGAAAACATGGACTATGTGAAGATGCTTTCGTGTTTTGATATGTTCAAAATTCAGCGTCgaaagtaatatatgtatgtatcttgaAAACTATCTCGATAGGGCTTATAGcatataattactataaataataattaattgtgCATGccaatataatataagtatacaaaaatataaatattaaataacccCACACCCCACCTCATTTGCGGTTGAGCTCTCGCCAAGTCGCATTAAGCTTCCTCTCTCTACTCAATAATCTGCAACTCATTGATATCCATATCGGAGGACTCCTTGCAAAACGTACTGGAACGCTCTAATTTCGTTTCGACACGTGTCGGTTTCTGTTGTTGGTCGCTGCTTTTCTGAGTCGTTTGAGTTGGTGGCGGTGTTGTCTTCTCACCGCGGCCAGCCGCTGACGTGGACGTATCGATGAACAATTCGATTTTCTGCTTGACCGCATGCGCTGCCTTCAACACACCATTGGTGGCgttaatgattttgtttttattattcaaatgtgccatttgattggcagcgttattatttttattgctgacAAGatgattatttgttgttttctttagtTGCAGCGAGTTGGGGCGACGTGTCGGTATATTCGATGGTAGCGAATTGCGCGTATAATTGGCATTTGACGTCGCTGTGACGGCTGTGTGTGAGGCGGAACGTATTGGACCGGTGTGCggatgttgttgcttttgttgttgttggttattGGTGGGTGCAGGGACGGCGTTCGTATTGCTCCGTTCATCGCCGGAGCTATTGGCggtttgttgtagttgttgttgttgctgctgtaatTTGTTTTTCTCTGCGCGTTTGGCGAGTATCTCACGTGATTTGGCCGATAAGAAACTATGACGCGGGCCACCTGCCGATGTCTGTTGACCACCAGCAGTGCTCTGTGACGCTGGTTGACCCGGCATCGAAATCGAACGATTTTTGAACATATCGCGCGATGAGTGTGTAGATGAAACGGATGAGAGGCGGCTGGCGGCTGACTTGGTTGTTGTCACCGAAGAGGGGCTCGAACcggttgattttatattttgctgTTGCAAATGCTTCGGCGGTTTGGTGCCGATGCTTGCAGCGCGATTCGTCTTCACAATACCATTAGTCAACTTGCTGTTTTGCGACTTACTACCGACAGCTGCCGACTGTTTGACGCTGTTGCCAATGAGCGGATTCGAACGCGACAGCTTGGTTATGCTCGAAAGTGATTCCTGCGATATCGCTTTATTTGTCATCACCGAGCTTTTCATGCTATCGCCGAGCGAATCACCGCCACGATCCGAAAAACGGTCGGCATTGTCGGCGGCCTTCATACGCATGGTGCGACCACGGCGCGATGGCGACGCCAAACTGTCCAGCGACATATTAATGGACTTACGTCCGATTTGATTAGCGGTTTTACGCGTGGCTGGACTGGAAGTGCGCGAACTATCGCTAGATGAGATCTGACGGCCTTTACCTTTGGTGGTGGCCGGTATACTGGAACTTGTAGCGCTACGCACTGGGCCATTACCAAAACCTGCTGGCGCGTGCACTTTGCGCGGCTCTAGGTAGCGTGGTCGCACCTCAGACAGACGTGCTGCTATTTTCTTGCTGTTGTCACTCTTCACTTCGGCGCTGCTAGGTTTTGGTGGCAACGCTGGTGCGGCTGTGGTGactttatttatatgcattggCGCTTCGGATTGTGTGCGACGATGTGTGTTTAAACTGTTGCGTTCGGAAGTTGTGGCGCTCTGTGAGCTAGCGCGCAGCGCTTGAGGCACATGGACACGGGTATTCGATTTCAGAATTTTACCTGCAAAAGCACATATTATATGTTTAGGAAAAAATGGTAATACTAACATTTAAGCATGAATTTATTTGTACTTACTTGTGCCTTCACGTATATCGTTGTTGGCCTGCACACCGCGCTCGGTGGTCTGCACATTACCCGCCTCTTGAGTCTGCGTTGCCTTATAGAGTTGTGTATCCTGTGCCATGGCGCGCTTCGAATGCGCCTGTATTGCCAACTTCACCTGATACAGATCCTGGTTGCGTGTGCTACCACTAAATGTGAACGCTTTCGAGACGGGCTTGCTGCGCTTCAGATCCATCGGTTCGGTGAGACGCGCCAATGTCTGTATCTTCTTACGCAAGTCGAGATCCATACGTTGCCAAGCAGTCACACGCATAGCGCGCGAACATTGTCGTATAAGACACTGCTCCACTGCGGACAGTATGGCGCTGACCAAACGTATGTACTCAGCATCCCAATCCAAGTCTTCCTCTTGCAAGCCCTGCAATTCTTTAGCCAATTCACCAAGATTTGCCGGCATTTGTATGACTTTCGCCTGCAACACAGTGTTGAGGCGTGTCACACGCTGATAACTGCGACATGCCTGATCCGGTGTGAGCGACGATGCTGTGCGCAATAGTACGCTCTCGAGTCGCGGTATGTGACAGCTACGATCGTGACCGAGCGATAGGAAGGAGTCACTCGCTATCAGGCTAGCAAAGTGATCGGCAATGTAGGTATAGGCGGCGTCCAATATATCACGTACAAGACTCTCACAAATACCACCCCAGCGGTAGGTCGCCAACTGTGTCAGCAAGTTATCACAATCGAGCACTGTGTCCAAAACGCTCTCCGATGTCTGCAGCGTAATATTGTACATAGAAAGAAGCGATAAGGgaattattaaaacataaatacaaaatatttaatataataagtaGGTTAACAAGCTGATAACGACGCTCAGTCCCTACAAATACAGCTGATTCATAATTCTTATAATTTGTCGCTTATCATCGATCGATATCTCACTAGATAAGGCATATGCATTCATGCAGGTATATAATATACTTGGGAGTCCTCACATAGTGAAAATCATTGTTCGCTTATCGCATTTGTCGAGAGTTGGGCACACACTCTTATCAATTACTTATCTCTATAGCTAAGGTAGTGGAGTGGCCGTTCTTATAGGGTTCATCTATACTAAACACGCCGTAAAGATAAGAGGCTGTGCGAATTTGATTAAATTCCGTTCTCTTCAGTGGCAAATAAACAATTTCGCACTGATAATATCTCAAGGTTTCGTAGATTAAAACACATTGGCAATGAAACTGATAATTATTCCAAGATTGTATTTAGATATGGGTTAATTTAAATTATGGTTGAATGCGATTTTTCACAAtctaattttaaagttaaaatctTTTACAAGCAATctaattttaaagtaaattctTTGAAACagtttgattttttgttgaGTTCCCAACTGTAAAGACCACTGTTGGCGAGGTTATGTCTGCCAGGCTTCATATAAAACCCACTTGCCATTGAGAATCTGCTTCATCATCATTTTTAAGTCTAGTAGTGATGGATTCCATGCCCaacgatttgaatttaagtgtattctgcccaatctacaaaaagaattgcatataaggttctatggaGCATGCCGTGTTAAAGATTAAATCCAATCGTCAAAAAACTCATTGGACCTTATCCGTGCTGCTTTagatctggaaaatcaacaaccgaccagatattcaccatgcgtcaaatcttggaaaagatccttgaaaagagaatcggcacgcaccacctcttcgtcgattttaaagctgctttggacagcacgaaaaggagctgcctttatgccgcgatgtctgaatttggtatccccgcaaaactaatacggctgtgtaaactgacgttgcacaataccaaaagctccgtcagaatcggaaaggacctcttcgagccgtttgataccaaacgaggcttcagacaaggcgactctcttttaTGTGACTTCCTCAAtcttcttctggagaaaataattcgggctgcagaactaaatcgagaaggtacaatcttctataagagtgtacagctgctggcgtacggcagtaatattgatatcattggcctcaacaaccgcgctgtTGTCAGTTCTGCTTTATCAAGAATGGATAGAGAAGCGAAGGAAATGGGTCTGGTAtggaacgagggtaagacgaaatcctgtcatcaaacattcagtcgtcgcacttgcgacttgggTCCCACGTCGCTGTTGAGAGtaataacttcgaaatcgtagataatttcatctattttggaaccagtattaacaccaacaacaatgtcaacttcgaaatccaacacagaataactgtgtaacttcggactgagtaggcaattgagaagtaaagtcctctctccatGAACAAAACCCAAATACCATAAGTccctcattatttccgtccagctatatggtgcagaggcgtggacgatgacaataatATCTAAAAGAAGATCCGAAAAGGTACGAAACACTACATAtcagattatttattattatcggGCGAAGGATTGTCAACTTGGAAGGAACATGCTCATCCatttaaggaaaaagtgagGTTGGGTCAAATTTATTACTAATCTGTCTAGTCGACAAGGTTCAATTAACGACAGTTTCTTAATGACTTAGCATCCGCATGCCAAAATCTGaagtaatttttgttaaccAAGAAGTAAGATGAAATTTCAAAGGCTTGCAATTTTATACAGTTTCAATTTCTAGCTATAGCTCTTAATAAAACTCATTACTGTTAAATAGCTCTTCAATTCAgtgttataaataaatcaaataaaggtAAACTCACCATGTAAGCAACAATTTGCTGTCGGCATCGTCCCAATATGTCTGCTGGCAGCTGAGCAAATTGACGTGTTGGCCATACTTTCATGTAGTGGCGACAAGTCCAGCGCAAACATTTGCGATACAAATCATCTAACGAGTGAGTCAATGCCACAGGCAGGACCTGCAGTATGCCATCGATACAACCCGAGCAGGGTTTGTGAAAATTGTGACAATAGTTCGTCTTCAAGGCGTGCGCAGTGACTTCCTTCAGCCCCTCTAAACCAAGTAGGTCAGCTAAAGCAGCCAACTCCATCAAACTAATACCATCGGGTGGATGCGAAGCGCCGGAATAAATGTGACACAATGCAAAATGTACTGCCGAATAGGAATAACCCTGTAGTGAGACCACACTCTGTGCGCCGCTACCCGCCAACATAGCGGCAAAATACTGACAGCGCGAGCGTAGAATGCATTTGTGCGCCTTTATGCGGCGGCCATGCACTTCGACGACCATGTCGGTGGCAATCTCTTGCAGGAACATTTTCAACAAATCCTCACCCAATCTGCGTGGTTGACGGCACGATATGGAAGACTCATCCATGCCGGAACGACTGATACTTGAAGCCATACTGGAATCACCGCTGATATCCGTTTGTATGTAGTCCATTTGATCACAGATAATGTCGTTCGGCAAAGAGTTGGAGAACTCTTTCGAAAAATTCGGGAAAAGACGCGACAAGCTACGTAAGTTCTCGACCGAATTAGTTATGCTGAGGAAACTATTGCCTTGAGAACGTGTCATGGTCCATGAGTGAGGGCGCGTTTTCGAATCGTCACGAAATAGCCGATTGATTTGACGATGATTGCCCACACTCTTACTCATTGATTCCGGCGAGTGAAGCTCGAACTTTGCGGGTTTATCCATATCCGACAATTTCACAAATGTACCCTTCTCAACTTCGCCATGCTCATTCACCGTTTCGAGTAGCATTTTTTGTTTCTCTATGGTTGCATGTAGAGTCTCCATGGTGTGACCGGAGGCATTTTTCTTAGGCGAGGATGTTTCTTTGGCCTCAATTATGGTTTCCATAATAATAGCCGATGAGCGATTTGAGGGCACctgttgctgcagctgctgctgctgttgcagtGCCGCCTCACGCATTGCCAGTTCTTCATCCTGCTGGAAAGTCAAGTCTTCAGTATCAGTCGTGGATGCTGGCGACAAATCTTTTGAAAGCACACCGTCTGTTATGGAAGCCAAACTACTTTTGTCAAATGTTTCATTGATTTGTACATCACGACGTCGTCTCTTGACGCGTCCACCGTTAGCGGCACCGGTGCCAGCGAGGAACACTTCATCGTCACGCTCACCGCCCGACACAGAGTTTCTTGCCGAATTGTTTGAACATGTGCTCAATTCAGACTTGGAACCGGTGTATTCGTCGAAAGGCGACAACGAGCTGTCCACCGACAAGGAGGACGCTTTCGATATTAACGGTATTTTATCAATTATACTCATTAATCCATTACCACCATTCTCTTTTGAATCGCCATTTGCCGTAAGGCTAATGGAGCGTTTGTAGTCGCACGTGACGCCTTCTTTTGTTGCATTAGTTCCCCACGAATGTCGTTTTGTTGCGTCGTTTTGTGCGCGCTGCTGCTGTGACAGCCGACGTATAGCCGCAACTGTGATGGGTGGTTCAAGGTTGCACTTATAATCAAGCGATTTACTCTCCCCACTTAATTCATTGTCCGCACTCATCTTCAGACTGCTGCTTTTTGCCATTAATGTTTCCGTCGAGCTTGCGCTGGAACGCATCACATCGTCACCGCGGCGTTGAGCAGCATGCGAAGCATACGAACTAGATAAACGTTGCGCTAAACTAAATGGTTCCTTTCTTGGCGTGCCAGTAGGCTTCTTGCTCTCACCAATATCTATAAACATACTAAAGATATTTTTCTTATCTGCAGCCGTTGTCTCCTCTGGCTTTGGCTCTTCAGGTTTTACTTCATCGGCCGTTGCATATTCGCTCTTCGAGAGATTCACAAAGAAACCGGCCGGTTTCGGTGCCGTGTACGATTTACTCATCTGCGGCTTCATTGGTTTTTTATTGAGATCATCGTTATTGGGCTTATCATCCATATTATCTAAGGAAACATAAAAGCCGCAACCGCTCTTATGCGAACTTGTCGAATCGGAACGTTCCCGAAACTTACTTGCAGATGCTTCCATGCTCGAAGTTGAGCTGGTGCTTTTACGACGCTCCGTACGACAGTCACTCATATCCACAACCCATGACGCAATACCAGGTATAGGTTTACGTGTCTTCGGTCGTGAACGCAACTCTACCTGATCCTCATCATCGTCGCCCAGCGGACGTGTTGGTTCAAAATCCAATGAGGCAAAGCCACCCGAGACGATGGGGCACGACTCCAAACGTCGATGCACTGGTGGGCTTTCGCATTGCTTGGGCGCAAAATCTTTGATTGAAGCGCCACCGGATATAATGGGATTTGCTTCATCAAACTTGGAACGTTTTGGCGTGCGCGGCATTGGTACTGGCGAGTCTGTGGCATCGCTGCAATATGCGCCGGAATCGCGTTGGTGTGATAATGAAGAAGACATTGTATAGTCGCGATGTATGGAAGAGTTATTGCTTGAGGCATTCTCTATGTGTGCTATTGAGTTATGCGGTGTGTCCGGTTGAGTAAATGCCTTATGTGTGTGTCCATCATAGTCATCGACATGTGGACGACCGCTTAGACTAGGACGGTGTTCGTGTTCGGACCAAACTAAGCTCGGCGCAGGACTGGATGAAGAGTAGTCGGTTGTGTAGCTGAGATCATTGTGTGCTGCATGTACTGTGGTCGGATGTGAAATGCTGGTACCTGTCGAGCTGTGCACCGAAAATTTAGGACTTACCGCCAAGGGATGAATACTAAATTGTTGCATATTATGCTGAAAAATATACGGTCGTGGTTTATGTTCTTGTTCACGGCGCAACTTAACGATTTCCGAAGAGTCTGAGGAATCGGCATCAGCGACTAATGAAACTGATGCCTCTGTGGCATCCTCTTGCGTGGAGATGTGCTGCTGGGTAGCAAGTTGTTGTGCCTTACCAACCGCATCCTTGTCTTCGGTAGTCAGTGGCGCTTTTTGATTTTCGTGTTCACGTTTCCAAAGTTTTTCCTCGTCCGAGAGATTATTTGTGGAATTGGCAGAGGCAACCGAAATTTGTTTCTGCGGCGAATCTGCACCAGAATTCGAACTGGAACTTGACTTTGATGCATCAAATATTTCTGCAGTTTCAGGCAAGTCTTTAGATTTCACTTTGCACTTGGCAAATGCTTTATGGAATGATTCAAGTTTCTTAGTAGGTGAATCTTCATCTTCTACACCAACCACTTTCGTTGGCTGCTCTTCCACATGCTCTTCAATATCCTTAGCATCCTCATTCGACTGCTGTCCATCCAGACTTGGAAAGGATAGCACTTCATCTTCATCACGCAGCGATGAAGCGTCAATGAAGCAGGCGCTATGCCCGGAAGAATTCATGGGGTTCTCACGCCTCTCCAGATCACGCAACAGCGAATGTGCACTAATGCCAGTGAATAATGAGCTGGTATCTGCAGTTACTGACGCCCCTGTCGAGTAGGTGCGCTCCCGCAGGTAGGGCGCGATATCGGGctctttaagtaaattaatttgcaGCTCTGCTGCGCCGCATTTGTCGCGCTCCCGCGGCAGCTCGAAGGGTGCTTTCGGCAGTTTATTTTCACCAT
This window harbors:
- the LOC126761454 gene encoding TOX high mobility group box family member 4-A isoform X1; amino-acid sequence: MNAQFHTPSFGDEIIFDLPDNETDCATISKVQGGAEIYAPSSVINQQRQEEGLIQQQHFNTKRIRSMDVSLDEYHSANDESFANTAYAVSPTKNAQNTPTATLAARKQLAPTATDANEPAKPLSAYGLFFRDTVSAIKQQNPNCTFQELSRIVSSMWEALDVSHKNVYSKKHEAAQAEYMKQMRIYREQQDEQQQQLANNVANTTPTPALQTKPAVFTISRYNTDGSINNNIANNVASNSETNVSAAQVQAAAPPAEVNSAANEPPQPQIQMLSEAGAVQKCTRENCNKRAIINPDWEDEYCSNECVVIHCRNVFNAWVQSNLESRKQ
- the LOC126761454 gene encoding TOX high mobility group box family member 4-A isoform X3 gives rise to the protein MKKLLTKRIRSMDVSLDEYHSANDESFANTAYAVSPTKNAQNTPTATLAARKQLAPTATDANEPAKPLSAYGLFFRDTVSAIKQQNPNCTFQELSRIVSSMWEALDVSHKNVYSKKHEAAQAEYMKQMRIYREQQDEQQQQLANNVANTTPTPALQTKPAVFTISRYNTDGSINNNIANNVASNSETNVSAAQVQAAAPPAEVNSAANEPPQPQIQMLSEAGAVQKCTRENCNKRAIINPDWEDEYCSNECVVIHCRNVFNAWVQSNLESRKQ
- the LOC126761454 gene encoding TOX high mobility group box family member 4-A isoform X2 gives rise to the protein MNAQFHTPSFGDEIIFDLPDNETDCATISKVQGGAEIYAPSSVINQQRQEEGLIQQQHFNRIRSMDVSLDEYHSANDESFANTAYAVSPTKNAQNTPTATLAARKQLAPTATDANEPAKPLSAYGLFFRDTVSAIKQQNPNCTFQELSRIVSSMWEALDVSHKNVYSKKHEAAQAEYMKQMRIYREQQDEQQQQLANNVANTTPTPALQTKPAVFTISRYNTDGSINNNIANNVASNSETNVSAAQVQAAAPPAEVNSAANEPPQPQIQMLSEAGAVQKCTRENCNKRAIINPDWEDEYCSNECVVIHCRNVFNAWVQSNLESRKQ